AAAACCATTAGGCTTTTTTCGTTCGTACCGCTAGCAGTACTAGGCCCAATCATGAAGTTAGAGGCTGCTCAAACCACCGTTTATTTAACCCAACAGCTGATTTTGGCTTGAAGAGTCAAACCCTGGCTAGTTCTCTTTATGTGATGTGTGATGGACTTTCTGTTTCGCTGTTTTTATAACCTTGCTTCCAAACAGCAGTCCCCCTATCTGCGGCTTGTCACTGCGCATGGTGGCTTGTGGCTCTGGCTGCACTTTGCGATTGTCGGGCTGTATTTGGTACTGCTCCAGCAAGTAGGCCCGGCGTATGTGCCGCGTATGACAGGCCTTGTGTACATGGGGCTAAGCGGCATCGCAGCCGGAGCAACTGTGCTCTACTTTCGCCGGCATCCTCGGAGCTACTGGTCAGCTTATCAAGGTGATGTAGGAACGGTGAGAGCCGGCTACGCCTTGCTGGGCATGCTCTCCTACGGCCTGCTGCCTTTTCTATTCTCCTTCGTCTGAACCAGACGCGTTTAGGGCTCCTCCGTTTCCCTGAACCAGTTTGTTAGCCCCAAGCCGCCGCACACTCTTTCAGCTACTATCAGCTATGGGCTTAGATGTAAGTCATGTTGTCCCTATTGCCAAGACGCACGCGGTTGAGCAACTAGAGTACTTTCCCGTAGAGGAACTGAGTATTTCGCCAGCGTTTATAGAAAAACATAAAGCGCTATTAGCAGAGGTACACGATGAAGAAGCGAAAGTGACCATGACAGTTTTATACGTCATGGAGAAAGGATACCAGCGTAAAGGCATGAGCAGCCTGTTCTATAAAGACTTTCAGAATGGAAGACCGTATTTCGACTTACTAAGTGTAAAAAAGGCATACGAATACCTTAAAGATGACCACATAAGCACCTTAGAGGCGTTGCAGCAAAACTTCCAAAAGAACTTTATTGAAAACTTCATCGAGGGTGAAAGCATCTTTTATGCAAGCTGGTAAAGGATCGAACTAGAATGTTCCTCCGGATGAAGGGCACGGTTACGGCAAATACCTATTCCTAAAAGCCTCCTTTACCTGAAATGATCGTTATCTTGAACCTACGCGAAGTAGCTTATGCCATGCCTTTGTTGAAATGGTATTCCACTGACTACCGCTTGGTCGCTGCTCGATATGCCCTGGGGTGGCTGCTGTGCGTGTCCGGCAGCAGCTTGTCGGCTTGCACGGACCTCTTCACGCGGGAAACCCCCATCTACGGCCCGTATTACGTCGCCCGTGACCCGTCGGCGTCCGGCTATAGCCTCTTTTACCGGGGGCCTAATGGCGTAGACTTTGACCGCTTTCAAGACGTTTCCCGGGTGGGCTACCAAGCCGGCTACGTGTTCATCCAATCTGGGCGTCAGTATTATTGGTTTGCGGTGCGCAACGACCGCAGCACCGACGCTGGGGACCCCGCCATTGGGGCCTTAATCAGCAAACCGCTCACCAGCGCTCAGTTCCAGCGGTTGACCGACAGCTTGGGTACGGGGCCCATTGCATTTCAATTCCAAGAGTAAAACGCGCGGGATACGGCACCTAGACGGTGTTATGCACTTGCGAGCAAATTAAGGCCAGCGGCTTTGGCCAACATGAGCCCCGCGAAGGCCAGGTAGTGGAGTTGTTGCAAACTGACGGCCAGCCGCTCGTAGTCACGGGCCAGGCGCTTGTAGCGGGCGCTCCAGCTTAGGCTGCGCTCGACGACCCAGCGGCGGGGCAAGAGCACGAAGCCGCGTTTGGCTTGGTCGAGTTTGACCACGTGCAGCTCGATGCCGTGCTGTTCGGCGGCCTGCGCGGGCGCTTCCCCCGTATACCCCTGGTCGGCGTAGGCCAGCGTAACGCTTTGCCCCGATGCTACTTGCACTTCTTCGGCCAGCACACCCACCTGCGCCCGGTCCTGCTCGTTGGCCGGTGTGACCACAGCCGCCAGCAGGTGCCCGAGCGTGTCGACGGCCACGTGCACCTTGCTGCCCTTGCGCCGTTTGGCGCCGTCGTAGCCCGCCCGGTGCCCGCTTTCGGGCGTGCTCTGCAGCGTACGCGAATCAAAAATCACGGCGCTCGGGTCGGCGGGCCGGGCCTCGTTCAAGCGCAGCACCTGGCGCAGGTCGTCGGTAAGGGCCTCAAACACACGGGCGTCGCGCCAGCGGGCCCACTGCTGGTAGCACGTGGCCCAGGGCGGCAAATCATGGGGCAAGTAGCGCCAGGTGCAGCCCGTGCGCACGACGTAGCGCAACGCGTTAAACAGCTCACGCAGCGGGTATTGTCGCTGGGCAGCATCTTCCCGCACCAGCAACAGGTAAGGCAATAAAAAGCCCCATTCGTCGTCGGTTACGTCGCTGGGGTAAGCGCGGCGGGTAATTTCCATACCCGCTAATTTCGCTCACAAGTCCATAACACCGTCTAAGCGCTAATCTAAATGCTCGTATCACTATTCGGACCGTTTCATTAGCCGTTCATCTGCTTGCTGATCGGCTGCTTTAGCATTTAGTACACGAACCACAGCACTTCGTCAGCATGCCTTGTAGGCCGACACAATGAAAAAACTTATAAGCTTGCTCCCACTAGGTGCTATACCCATGCTCATGCTCTTGCTCATGTGTGGAATGACGCTTCGGCTGAAAATGTATGGACACGCGTACAACGACAACAGAATGACGTTGGGCATACCAGTAGTTGAAACCGGCTGGCAAAGCCATTATAGTCGCTCAAATGGCGAAGTGCACTTTTCGGGCGACAAAGTTTACGGATTGGGGCACGTCCAGAAAAGAGTAGAAGTAGATTACCTCAGTGGCATCAAGCGTGAGAGCGACTTATTTATATTCAAATGGGTTACCATGGATTTGCGCTACTGCTACACCTGCAAAGAACCGTGGGAAATAGCCTATTATGGAAGGAACCAGCACGCCCTGCTGTCTTACCAACAAGCAGTAGATTCGCTGAAGATGTCTTGTCCTAAAATGAGTTGACCATCAATCCCCCGCAGATGGAACACTTATTTCTGTTACGCAAGCAGGCGCACGAGTTAAAAATGCGCCAGATGGTCGAAGAAATCACCTTTGGTCGCCACACCATTGAGTCGGCGATGAGCAAATACCAGGTGCTCACCCGCTCGACCGTTACCAAATGGGTGGAACGTGTCCGGCAAGAAGAACTGGCCCGTACCGAAGCCATGGAAAACACCGCGAAAAAGCCACCTACGACGCTCGTCGAGCAAGTGGTGCAGCACGCCGATGCGCTGACCGGCCAGGTCAAGCAGTTACAGAAACAGCTCGAACAAGCCGAGTTACAGGTGCTCTATTACAAAAACGTCATCCGGGTGGCCGAGCAGGAGCTGGGCCTGAGCATCGAAAAAAGTCCGCTACCAAGTAGTCCAGCTCCTGCGAGTCAGCTGCCCGCACTTTTGCCTGCGGCGGGTCAGCGGGGTACTTGGGTTCAGCCGCCAGGCTTACTACCAGCACCAAAACCGACAATTCACCAGCGAGGAACGCGAACAGTACGTCCTGGACTTGGTCGCCAAAGTGCGGGAGGACCACCCGCGCATGGGCGGTAAAAAGCTGTACTATCTGCTGCAAGAGCAGTTTATGACCCAAGGCATCAAGTTGGGCCGGGATGCCCTCTTTGACTTGCTGGCCGCTAATAACCTGCTGATTCGGCGGCGCAAGCGCAAGGCCATCACCACCTTTTCCCGGCATAAATTCCGCAAGTATCCGAACCTGATTAAGAACCTGACGCCCTTACGGCCCAATCAGGTCTGGGTGGCGGACATCACGTACTGGTTTACTGAAGCCGGCTGCCTGTATATCTCGCTGCTCACCGATGCCTACTCGCACCGCATCATGGGCTTCGCTGTAGCCGAAACGCTGGCCACGGTCCACTGTCGGTGCGCGCTGGAAATGGCCCTGCGCCAAATCAGCAAGCGGGCCGGCCGCCACCTGATTCATCACAGCGACCGCGGCATTCAGTACTGCAGCCAGGAATACCTGGCCCCGTTGGCCGCGTGGCACGTGCAGGTGAGCATGACCGAGAACTCCGACCCGCTGGAAAACCCCGTGGCTGAACGTATTAATGGCATCCTCAAGCAGGAGTATTTAAGTCACCAGCCGGTACGTTCGCTGGATGAAGCGCAGCAACACCTTGAACGAGCCGTGTTTCTCTACAACTATAAACGCCCCCATCTGAGTTGCAACTACCAAAGCCCTGATGAAGCACATCGCAGCTGGGGACCGTTAGAGCGGCGCTGGAAAAACTACTACAAACCACCCGTTGCAAACGAGCCAAAGGAAAGTAATTTTAGGACTACCACCGAAACGGTCAACGCAGACCCGGACTACCATTAAACGGTCAACTTATTTCAGGACAAGACAAAGATACTTCAACGTAAGCGCTAACGCTCCTTTGAGTGAACCGCTCCAAAAGGGCTCTGATAGTCCCTTGAAACCTGCGCCTTGGGAGCGGTCGAGTTCAATAAACTGGTTCAATTAGCTAAGTACAGAAAACCCTTTCCGGTGGATGAGTTTCGTGAACTCCTCTAATGCAGCGTTTGCTCCAGCTTTACCGCCGTATTTTGGCTTTCTTATTTCAGCAAGAGCATTCTTCAAGCGCCACGGCACGATACTTATTTTATGGCTACAGCACGAAAACGATGGGAGTAGACATTTGCGGATTTCTTGAAATAGCGAATGGGTACGAGGGGTACCTGGAACAGGATTACGTGTGGTTCACATGCCTCGACCTCAGTAGCTTAAACTTGCTCACCGGTGACGTGTGCGATGTGTTATTTGGCGAATCGAAACAGACCGTGCCGCCAGCCACTGCCCGTGGCTTGCCGGTGCCGCTGGCGCACCGCCGGGGATTTCCGCCAAACCTGGCGTGGTGGACGGCCCAAGGGGTCCAAGAATCGTTAGGCAACGATGCCACCCAAATGAGCATGTGGGGCTATACCTTTCTTTCCTATGATGAAATAGCAGCCATCCACTGGCAGGACCATCCTGAGGCGGAACAGGAGTTGGCGTGGCCTCTTGGGTGGAGCCTGTTGTTTCAGTTAATGAAAACATTGGATGAAGCCTCGAAGCACCAGCGGTTAGTCGTTTGGTTTGAGTGGCGTTGAACGACCGAGCTGTATCCCGCTGAGGCCAGAGGGCAGCAATAGGCAGTGCTTGCTGGCCGAGTAGGCCAAGAAAACGGTGGTATTTGTGCTAATGCCTTCGACTATTTCACTTTGTCACATTTGTTAAACGGTCATTGAAGTAAGGTGTCAGATGACTCTATAGGGGACAGAAGTTTCGATGATGTAAGCTTCAACTTAGTATAGGTAATCATTCATTGTCGGCACTCAATCTAGTGTCTTCTGTTTGATTAGCGGGCACTTTGCACCTGTTCTAGCGTCTTGTCTAGCTCTTCACGGCAATCAGGGCGGGCCAATAGTTTATCAAACAAGTCAAGAGCAGCCTTGCTATCGGCATCGTCAGCAAGGTGATGTGGAAGTGAGATATACGCCTCTATCAAAACTTCCAGTGCTCTACTAGCTGGCCAATAACCTCGGGAAACTGGAATCTGTGAAAACAGCGTATTTAAGGCATCAATACACTCAACCGGATGGTTCTTAACGCTTTTGGCTAAGTAGTCAACAAGGAAATGGTCCCTGTCAAAATCGGCTGCACAGTTGATTAGATAGCGCGGGAGTAACGGTGCTATTCTTTCAAAATCGGCCGGAGGAAAGTGAATAAAAATGGAGTCGTACGCCCGCCGAAGCTTTTCTGTCGGTGCTGGCACGAGAAACATCTCAAAGGCCTCAAAGAAGACTTGCTTATCCGGCCAGTCGTCATATCCGTTAGTCAACATCTTGAGCGAAGCCGCGCGCATATCGGGGTTGATAGCCCATAGCTCAATCAGCACCTCATAAGCTCCAGGCTTGTTATTGGCCCACATCACCGTCAGAATATTGGTAATGGGCTTATGGGCTTTTTCTTCGCCGATAGCCTGCTGACAAAGAATAAGAATGGCATCATAATCGCGCCAAACTAAGTACTGCAACGACCACATCCCTGGTTCCATCAGTTCAAAATCACCGCCTATCAGACCTACAAAAAGCGCCACAATGTCTTTAGGTGGCACCTGGGTATTCAGTAGCATGGCTACATGATAGGCGGCACCAGCCCGAACATACCGGGAGCCTTCCGCAGCCACCAGTTGCAGCGTATCTAAAACCTCAGAAATAACCTCGTCAGGAAGCTTTTCTTGCAGCAGATTAAAAATAGCATTGCCACCTGGTGAGTTTAAGGCATAGGTTGTCAATTCTACTTTATCACCTGAAACAGTTGGCGGCGTAGTAAGATTGTCGCGCACCCGCATCAAGTCTGCACGAATATCTTCCGGGTCGGCTTTCCGCTTTTTGCCGTCGGCATCAACGCGGACATTCCGGCGAATACGTCGAACTTCTTCGTGTGTCAACAACTCAAGCTGGAAAGCCAGGTCAACCAGCGGCTGAGCCAGTTCGAGGGCTACATCACCGAAGACGGGCAACAGGGTAGCAACACTCCTGTCTTTATGCTCGACCAGATATTGGAGAACTGATTTCCAGCGAGCTGGCGCTTCTTTTACCAAACCAGAAAGCTGCTGTATCAATCCTTCGTACGTTCCTTCTTCACTGTGGAACGGGCGGTCTTTGTCGCGGTATTTTCGCAGTGCTTTGAGCCAATCATTGGCCGTGACAGCGTCTATTTTCCAGTTTTCTGCAGGAGAAGGGTAACCATGGGTCACCTTGATTCCCATACCAGTCATTTCATTGGGAATATTTCCCCACTTGCGTAATAGTTCTTGGTATAGCCGCACTAATTCCGGGAAAGCAGCAAATCTGGGTGGGGTCAGTGCCAACAGGTAACGTAGCGTTGCCTGGCCAAATCGGCTATAGGCTTTGCGCTGACCATCGTGCACGTAAACCTCCTCGTCAACCAAGGTCGTTCGGCTAGTCAGGACGGCTACCAGCAACCGGCGTTGGTCAGGCGAGGCTGCATCCCACACCATTGAGAAAATAGTGAGCACTTGGTAGCCTATTTCACGATGGGCTGCTTCCGCTAACCAACCGGGCTTGACAAATAGTGCAACCAGCGCGTTAGTGAAAGGGGGCAGATTTGCGGCTACCGCTGCCAATGCGGCGCTAACGAGTGTTTTAGTGCGACTATTCAACCATTTCACAACGGTTTGGCAGTCTTTGGCAGTGAATTCACTACTCTGCTCAACCAAGTATTTCCACACGTAATACTGGACGGCATCCGGCGCATTATGTGGTTCCTCTTTGTCTGCCGAATCCCGTTCCAGAAAGTATGGCGGGGGCAGAAGAGTATACTTGCTTTTCCAGTTCCGATAGTGTGGTTCCCGGTAGTTGTTCGCTTTCTTAATCCAATCCCGGAGCAACTGGCTACAAAGGTCAAAACATACAGTTGGAGCCGTTTTATAAAGGTTTTTGAAAACTTCGGCCTGAAAGTAAGCCTCGTGTTCAACATGGGCACGGGAGGAATCAGGCCAATCAACCAACTGCTCGTACACCTTGTTCGCCGTCCATTCTGGTAGATAGATGGCCGCCTTTTTGCAACAGCCGCCAGAAGATGAATTGTTGATTCTGCGGCACTTCTTCTATAGTGAACAACTGTTCAAACAATGGGACAAACAGCCGATGCTCACGCGCTTTAGCGTAGGGAAGCACTGCAGCTATCCACGCCGTCTTATGAATGTTGTTTGGGAGTGCGTCAACCTGCTCCAACGCCAAATCGGGGGCGTGGTTGGTAAGCCGCCAGAACAGCGCCCGGCCAATGGCTGTATCCTCCGGCGCTATTGACTCAGGCAACAGCAACTGGAATATGGTAG
Above is a window of Hymenobacter sp. J193 DNA encoding:
- a CDS encoding IS3 family transposase; its protein translation is MRRVSGVLGFSRQAYYQHQNRQFTSEEREQYVLDLVAKVREDHPRMGGKKLYYLLQEQFMTQGIKLGRDALFDLLAANNLLIRRRKRKAITTFSRHKFRKYPNLIKNLTPLRPNQVWVADITYWFTEAGCLYISLLTDAYSHRIMGFAVAETLATVHCRCALEMALRQISKRAGRHLIHHSDRGIQYCSQEYLAPLAAWHVQVSMTENSDPLENPVAERINGILKQEYLSHQPVRSLDEAQQHLERAVFLYNYKRPHLSCNYQSPDEAHRSWGPLERRWKNYYKPPVANEPKESNFRTTTETVNADPDYH
- a CDS encoding IS5 family transposase, which gives rise to MEITRRAYPSDVTDDEWGFLLPYLLLVREDAAQRQYPLRELFNALRYVVRTGCTWRYLPHDLPPWATCYQQWARWRDARVFEALTDDLRQVLRLNEARPADPSAVIFDSRTLQSTPESGHRAGYDGAKRRKGSKVHVAVDTLGHLLAAVVTPANEQDRAQVGVLAEEVQVASGQSVTLAYADQGYTGEAPAQAAEQHGIELHVVKLDQAKRGFVLLPRRWVVERSLSWSARYKRLARDYERLAVSLQQLHYLAFAGLMLAKAAGLNLLASA